From one Salinibacterium hongtaonis genomic stretch:
- the cysS gene encoding cysteine--tRNA ligase, whose amino-acid sequence MTVRLYDSRAQELVDFVPLEPGKVGLYVCGPTVQSSPHIGHLRSALVYDQWRRWLTWRGLDVTLVRNVTDIDDKILANASEAEEWWALAYRFELEFTAGYNALGVLPPTYEPRATASIGQMQEIIQRLIDRGHAYAASDDSGDVYFSTTSWATYGELTRQSLDDMAPAADADPRGKRDPRDFALWKGHKSGEPASASWPSPWGDGRPGWHIECSAMSSRYLGPTFDIHGGGLDLRFPHHENELAQSAAAGDGFARYWVHNGLVNVNGQKMSKSLGNSIFASELLSMASPLVVRYYLGSAHYRSTMDYHDGVLVEAEAALERIEVFLTRAHRRLASTRYVSEIVQDIPDAFAEAMDDDLSVPQALGVLHETVRAGNAAFDSEDLVAGARAAGAVIAMTDVLGINPLAVEWQTAANEPALAALSALVERLLADRTAAREGRDFAEADRLRDELAAAGIQIEDTPSGPHWSLAGQP is encoded by the coding sequence ATGACCGTGCGCCTCTACGACTCCCGTGCCCAGGAGTTGGTCGACTTTGTTCCCCTCGAACCGGGAAAAGTCGGGCTCTACGTCTGTGGCCCCACGGTGCAGTCGTCGCCGCATATCGGGCACCTGCGCTCGGCGCTCGTGTACGACCAGTGGCGCCGTTGGCTCACCTGGCGAGGCCTCGACGTGACCCTCGTGCGCAACGTCACCGACATTGACGACAAGATCCTCGCCAACGCGAGCGAGGCAGAGGAGTGGTGGGCGCTTGCCTACCGGTTCGAGCTCGAATTCACGGCAGGCTACAACGCGCTCGGCGTTCTGCCGCCCACATATGAGCCCCGCGCCACCGCGAGCATTGGGCAGATGCAAGAGATCATCCAGCGCCTCATCGACCGAGGCCACGCCTACGCGGCGAGCGATGATTCCGGCGACGTCTACTTCAGCACCACGTCATGGGCGACCTATGGCGAGCTGACTCGCCAGTCGCTCGATGACATGGCCCCGGCCGCGGATGCCGACCCGCGCGGCAAGCGCGACCCCCGCGACTTTGCCTTATGGAAGGGCCACAAGTCGGGCGAACCCGCCTCGGCGAGCTGGCCATCCCCGTGGGGTGACGGCCGGCCCGGCTGGCACATCGAGTGCTCGGCGATGTCGTCGCGCTACCTCGGCCCCACCTTCGACATTCACGGTGGCGGGCTCGACCTGCGGTTTCCCCACCACGAGAACGAGCTGGCTCAGTCCGCTGCGGCAGGAGACGGATTCGCGCGGTACTGGGTACACAACGGCCTGGTAAACGTGAACGGCCAGAAGATGTCCAAGTCGCTCGGCAACTCGATCTTTGCGAGCGAGTTGCTCTCGATGGCGAGCCCGCTGGTCGTTCGTTACTACCTCGGTTCTGCCCACTACCGGTCGACCATGGACTACCACGATGGCGTGCTCGTCGAGGCAGAGGCGGCGCTTGAACGCATTGAGGTGTTCCTCACTCGCGCGCATCGGCGCCTCGCATCCACTCGCTATGTCTCGGAGATTGTGCAGGACATCCCCGATGCTTTTGCCGAAGCAATGGACGACGATCTCTCTGTGCCGCAGGCCCTCGGCGTGCTGCACGAGACCGTGCGGGCGGGCAACGCGGCCTTCGATTCAGAAGATCTCGTCGCCGGCGCGCGAGCTGCGGGCGCTGTTATCGCGATGACCGATGTGCTCGGAATCAACCCACTGGCCGTAGAGTGGCAGACTGCGGCAAATGAGCCCGCACTCGCAGCGCTCTCGGCCCTCGTCGAGCGACTGCTCGCCGATCGCACAGCTGCCCGTGAGGGACGAGACTTTGCCGAGGCCGACCGCCTTCGCGACGAACTCGCCGCGGCGGGCATCCAGATCGAGGACACCCCGAGTGGTCCGCACTGGTCCCTCGCGGGCCAGCCATAA
- the ispD gene encoding 2-C-methyl-D-erythritol 4-phosphate cytidylyltransferase — MLEPRTAVIVVAAGSGTRLGLGMPKALVQLAGQTLLERALGSVFAMSEPAQVVVVAPADNVEQAEALARSVAGVASEYLNVVAGGATRQESVRAGLGVLLDSVDEVLVHDAARALTPASLFDSVVAAVRESASGVLPVLPIADTIKEVDDARAVVGTLDRSRLAAAQTPQGFPRAELVSAYFAAAEEHTDDASLFAAAGHPVITVDGDQRAFKVTTVWDLRRAESYIDDSAQPAAASVPVLRTGIGVDVHAFDDDSPLWLGGIYWPGQPGLAGHSDGDALSHAVCDALLSAAGLGDIGGRFGTADDRFAGAHGDVFIAETVTLVTGSGFAISNVAVQIIANRPKLASRRTEIEQRLSQLIGAPVSVSATTSDGLGFAGRGEGVTAIATALVQSVG; from the coding sequence ATGCTTGAACCTCGCACCGCCGTGATAGTCGTTGCCGCAGGAAGCGGAACCCGCCTGGGATTGGGAATGCCGAAGGCTTTGGTGCAGCTCGCCGGGCAGACCCTCTTGGAACGGGCGCTCGGCTCGGTATTTGCGATGAGCGAGCCCGCCCAGGTCGTTGTCGTCGCCCCCGCAGATAACGTGGAGCAGGCAGAAGCTCTGGCCAGGAGTGTCGCCGGAGTTGCGAGCGAGTACCTGAACGTCGTGGCGGGAGGGGCAACGCGGCAGGAATCTGTTCGGGCCGGGCTGGGAGTGCTCCTCGATTCTGTCGATGAGGTTCTGGTCCACGATGCCGCCCGCGCGTTGACTCCTGCGTCGCTATTCGACTCGGTCGTCGCCGCCGTGCGGGAGAGCGCGTCGGGTGTTCTGCCGGTTCTGCCCATCGCCGACACCATCAAAGAGGTCGACGATGCGCGGGCAGTGGTGGGCACTCTCGACCGATCACGACTCGCCGCAGCACAGACGCCCCAGGGATTCCCTCGCGCAGAGCTGGTTTCTGCCTACTTCGCCGCTGCGGAGGAACACACCGACGACGCGTCCCTGTTTGCCGCAGCAGGACATCCGGTCATCACGGTGGACGGTGACCAGCGTGCCTTCAAGGTCACGACCGTGTGGGATCTGCGCCGGGCAGAAAGCTACATCGACGACTCTGCGCAGCCCGCAGCAGCATCCGTTCCCGTATTGCGCACCGGCATCGGCGTGGATGTTCACGCGTTCGACGACGACAGCCCGCTCTGGCTCGGTGGCATCTATTGGCCAGGCCAGCCCGGACTCGCCGGGCACAGCGACGGTGACGCGCTGAGCCACGCTGTGTGCGATGCGCTGCTCTCGGCAGCGGGGCTCGGAGACATCGGCGGGCGCTTTGGCACCGCTGATGATCGTTTCGCGGGGGCTCACGGTGACGTCTTCATCGCCGAGACTGTGACGCTCGTGACCGGATCGGGCTTTGCTATCTCCAACGTTGCCGTGCAAATCATTGCCAACCGGCCCAAGCTTGCGAGCCGTCGGACCGAAATCGAGCAGCGGTTATCGCAGCTGATCGGGGCGCCCGTGAGCGTCTCGGCGACAACATCAGACGGCCTGGGGTTCGCGGGCAGGGGAGAAGGCGTCACCGCCATAGCGACCGCTCTCGTGCAGTCGGTCGGGTAG
- a CDS encoding response regulator transcription factor, producing MTRLLLVEDERSLSEPLEFLLKREGYEVTIAEDGPSALAAFDAGGIDLILLDLMIPGISGTEVCRRIRMTSTVPIVMLTAKDTELDIVVGLELGADDYVTKPYSTRELLARMRAVLRRRVETVEQPFDPAIVEVGPVKMDVDRHVVEVAGSPVPMPLKEFELLEVLMRNAGRVLTRGQLIDRVWGADYFGDTKTLDVHIKRIRSKIEKVPSAPELLVTVRGLGYRFEDAAA from the coding sequence GTGACCCGCCTTCTCCTCGTCGAAGACGAGCGTTCTCTCAGCGAGCCCCTCGAGTTTCTGCTCAAGCGAGAGGGCTACGAGGTCACGATCGCCGAAGACGGCCCCTCCGCCCTCGCGGCCTTTGATGCGGGCGGCATTGACCTCATTCTGCTCGACCTCATGATTCCCGGGATTTCGGGCACCGAGGTGTGCCGCCGCATTCGCATGACGTCGACCGTGCCGATCGTCATGCTCACGGCAAAAGACACCGAGCTCGACATCGTGGTTGGCCTTGAACTCGGTGCCGATGACTACGTGACTAAGCCATATTCAACGCGCGAATTGCTCGCGAGGATGCGCGCCGTGCTGCGCCGTCGGGTCGAAACTGTGGAGCAACCGTTCGACCCCGCGATCGTCGAAGTCGGGCCCGTGAAGATGGATGTTGACAGGCACGTCGTCGAGGTCGCGGGATCTCCCGTGCCCATGCCGCTCAAAGAGTTCGAGTTGCTCGAGGTTCTGATGCGCAACGCCGGTCGTGTGCTGACCAGAGGGCAGCTCATCGACCGAGTGTGGGGCGCCGATTACTTTGGCGACACCAAGACGCTCGACGTGCATATCAAGCGCATTCGTTCCAAGATCGAGAAGGTTCCGTCAGCGCCCGAACTGCTCGTAACGGTGCGGGGTCTCGGCTACCGATTTGAGGATGCCGCAGCGTAG
- a CDS encoding DUF4032 domain-containing protein, with product MMASLSITSATVDSALLDLPWSLPLDVWPDDVIAALPKGISRHLVRFAHLSGFVIAIKETSPELAQQEYDMLRALQRLDIPCVDPLAVITNRTDDDGNPLDAALVTRHLKFSLPYRALYSQTLRPETATRLVDALAVLLVRLHIIGFFWGDVSLSNTLFRRDAGAFAAYLVDAETGKIYNGLSDGQRENDLEIARVNIAGELFDLAAGGRLDENVDPLEVSNRIVASYRSLWTELTGAESFDSSERWRIAERVERLNSLGFDIEELAIKTDDTGTRVGIQPKVVDAGHHQRRLLRLTGLDTGENQARRLLNDLDSYAASYARPDADEEMVAHEWLTSVFEPVVRAIPRELKGKLEPAEVFHQLLDHRWYLSQDAGRDIPLAEAVTSYIDTVLRHRRDEATMFDPVTGAITVPIQIIPDQDIDWRDRV from the coding sequence ATAATGGCATCCCTCAGCATCACCTCCGCAACGGTTGACTCCGCGCTGCTCGACCTGCCCTGGTCGCTCCCCCTCGACGTGTGGCCCGACGATGTGATCGCTGCGCTGCCCAAGGGCATCTCGCGCCACTTGGTGCGGTTTGCCCACCTCAGCGGTTTTGTGATCGCCATCAAGGAGACGTCTCCCGAGCTGGCGCAGCAGGAATACGACATGTTGCGCGCCTTGCAGCGCCTCGACATCCCGTGCGTCGACCCTCTCGCGGTGATTACCAACCGCACGGACGACGACGGCAACCCTCTCGACGCTGCCCTCGTAACCCGGCACCTCAAGTTCTCGCTCCCCTATCGGGCCCTCTATTCGCAGACCCTGCGCCCCGAGACAGCAACCCGTCTCGTCGATGCCTTGGCTGTGCTCCTCGTGCGGCTCCACATCATCGGCTTCTTCTGGGGCGACGTCTCGCTCTCGAACACGCTGTTCCGTCGAGACGCTGGCGCCTTCGCGGCCTATCTGGTGGATGCCGAGACCGGCAAGATCTACAACGGCCTCTCCGACGGCCAGCGAGAGAACGATCTCGAGATTGCCCGCGTGAACATCGCTGGCGAGCTATTCGACCTGGCTGCGGGCGGGCGGCTCGACGAAAATGTCGACCCCCTCGAAGTGAGCAACCGCATCGTCGCTTCCTATCGCAGCCTGTGGACGGAGCTCACGGGAGCAGAATCCTTCGACTCGTCGGAGCGATGGCGCATCGCGGAACGCGTCGAGCGGCTCAACTCTCTCGGCTTCGACATCGAAGAGCTCGCGATCAAGACCGACGACACGGGCACGAGGGTGGGCATCCAGCCCAAAGTTGTCGATGCTGGTCACCACCAGCGACGGCTGTTGCGGCTAACCGGTCTCGACACAGGCGAGAACCAGGCACGCCGCCTTCTCAACGACCTCGACTCGTATGCCGCCAGCTATGCCAGGCCGGATGCCGATGAGGAGATGGTCGCGCACGAATGGCTCACGAGTGTGTTCGAGCCGGTGGTGCGCGCTATCCCGCGGGAGCTCAAGGGCAAGCTCGAGCCTGCGGAAGTGTTCCATCAGCTGCTGGACCACCGGTGGTACTTGTCTCAGGATGCCGGGCGCGACATCCCGCTCGCCGAGGCCGTGACGTCCTACATCGACACTGTGCTGCGGCACCGCCGCGACGAGGCCACAATGTTTGATCCCGTCACGGGTGCCATCACCGTGCCAATTCAGATCATCCCCGACCAGGACATCGACTGGCGCGACCGCGTCTAG
- a CDS encoding ABC transporter ATP-binding protein has translation MATVTFDKATRLYPGSTRPAVDQIDLEVADGEFLVLVGPSGCGKSTTLRMLAGLEEVNDGRIFIGDRDVTDVPPKDRDIAMVFQNYALYPHMTVAENMGFALKIAGIGKEERAKRVLEAAKLLDLEPYLARKPKALSGGQRQRVAMGRAIVRSPQVFLMDEPLSNLDAKLRVQTRTQIASLTRRLGVTTVYVTHDQTEALTMGDRIAVLKDGVLQQVGTPRELYAEPKNVFVAGFIGSPAMNLFDADVVDGGLKFGTAVAPVDRDTLAGAASKVTIGVRPEDVRVSNTGEGLPVEVDIVEELGADGYLYGHTEIDGNRVDIVARVDGRSHPNSGDRVFILPSPDHIHVFNTESGERLSAPITV, from the coding sequence ATGGCTACTGTCACGTTTGACAAGGCAACCCGTCTCTACCCGGGTTCCACCCGGCCCGCCGTCGACCAGATCGACCTCGAAGTCGCTGATGGCGAATTCCTCGTTCTCGTCGGCCCCTCCGGCTGTGGCAAGTCCACGACTCTCCGCATGCTCGCCGGCCTCGAAGAGGTCAACGACGGCCGCATTTTCATCGGCGACCGCGACGTCACCGATGTTCCTCCCAAGGACCGCGACATCGCCATGGTGTTTCAGAACTATGCGCTCTACCCGCACATGACGGTGGCAGAAAACATGGGCTTCGCGCTCAAGATCGCTGGCATCGGCAAGGAAGAGCGGGCGAAGCGCGTGCTCGAAGCGGCCAAGCTCCTCGACCTTGAGCCGTATCTGGCCCGCAAGCCGAAGGCACTCTCGGGCGGTCAGCGTCAGCGTGTGGCGATGGGCCGCGCAATCGTGCGCAGCCCCCAGGTCTTTCTCATGGACGAGCCGCTGTCGAACCTCGACGCCAAGCTGCGCGTGCAGACCCGCACGCAGATCGCCTCGCTGACCCGCCGTCTCGGCGTCACCACCGTCTACGTGACCCACGACCAGACCGAGGCGCTCACGATGGGTGACCGCATCGCGGTGCTCAAGGATGGCGTTCTGCAGCAGGTCGGCACCCCGCGCGAGCTGTATGCGGAGCCCAAGAATGTGTTCGTCGCCGGCTTCATCGGCTCCCCCGCCATGAACCTCTTCGACGCCGACGTTGTCGATGGCGGTCTCAAGTTCGGCACGGCAGTCGCACCCGTTGACCGCGACACCCTGGCTGGCGCAGCATCCAAGGTGACGATCGGCGTTCGCCCCGAAGACGTTCGCGTGTCGAACACGGGTGAGGGTCTGCCCGTCGAGGTCGACATCGTCGAGGAACTCGGCGCCGACGGCTACCTCTATGGCCACACCGAAATCGATGGCAACCGCGTCGACATCGTCGCCCGCGTCGATGGCCGCTCGCACCCGAACTCGGGTGACCGGGTGTTCATCCTGCCGTCGCCCGACCACATCCACGTCTTCAACACGGAATCCGGCGAGCGCCTCAGCGCCCCCATCACCGTCTAG
- the msrB gene encoding peptide-methionine (R)-S-oxide reductase MsrB, giving the protein MNDQPGNYQVTKSEQEWRDELGEERYQVLRQAGTERAWTGELLDEGRAGIYTCAACNAELFKSGTKFDSGCGWPSFYESVRPEAVELIEDNSLGMVRTEVRCATCGSHLGHVFPDGFGTPTGDRYCMNSLSLNFEEKPAAE; this is encoded by the coding sequence ATGAACGACCAGCCCGGCAACTACCAGGTCACAAAGAGCGAGCAGGAGTGGCGCGATGAGCTCGGCGAAGAGCGCTACCAGGTGCTTCGTCAGGCTGGCACCGAGCGTGCCTGGACCGGCGAGCTGCTCGATGAAGGCCGCGCTGGCATCTACACCTGCGCCGCCTGTAACGCAGAACTCTTCAAGAGCGGCACCAAGTTCGATTCAGGATGCGGCTGGCCCAGCTTCTACGAGTCGGTGCGCCCCGAGGCCGTCGAGCTCATTGAAGACAACAGCCTCGGAATGGTTCGCACCGAGGTGCGCTGCGCCACGTGCGGCTCGCACCTTGGCCATGTGTTCCCCGACGGTTTCGGAACCCCCACCGGCGACCGCTACTGCATGAACTCGCTCTCCCTCAACTTCGAAGAGAAGCCCGCCGCCGAATAG
- a CDS encoding DsbA family protein, whose protein sequence is MTNDRSGAQPTKNEKRAAAREKAQQARLEQKKKERRNRYLLQGGIILGILAAIAVVVMVVVSSIPKTYPGPANMLSDGIRIGAGFVAEPTAALQPGESPVASEPTEDSDVVDIRIYLDYFCPACGAFEEANNDQIATWVDSGAATLEIHPVSILDRASLNSQYSTRAANAAACVANYSPDSFFAYNSLLFENQPAEGTTGLDNDELKALAKEAGVAQLGSVETCIDDVRFKKWVNAATARAFEGPLPNADIERVEKTPTVIVNGTAYTGSINDPAEFAKFVSTQSGNAFTDEQKSTPSPSPSPSPAA, encoded by the coding sequence ATGACAAACGATCGTTCGGGCGCACAGCCTACGAAGAACGAGAAGCGTGCCGCGGCGCGTGAGAAGGCACAGCAGGCGCGCCTCGAGCAGAAGAAGAAGGAGCGCCGCAACCGCTACCTTCTGCAGGGCGGAATCATTCTCGGCATCCTTGCTGCCATCGCCGTTGTGGTCATGGTCGTCGTCTCCTCCATTCCCAAGACCTATCCCGGGCCCGCGAACATGCTCAGCGACGGCATCCGCATCGGCGCCGGTTTTGTGGCCGAGCCCACTGCGGCGCTGCAGCCGGGGGAGAGCCCCGTCGCCTCTGAGCCGACCGAAGATTCGGATGTCGTGGACATTCGCATCTACCTTGACTACTTCTGCCCGGCGTGCGGTGCATTCGAAGAGGCCAACAACGATCAGATCGCCACGTGGGTCGATTCCGGCGCCGCAACGCTTGAAATCCATCCCGTCTCGATCCTCGACCGCGCTTCGCTGAACTCGCAGTATTCGACCCGGGCGGCTAACGCCGCCGCGTGTGTGGCCAACTACTCGCCCGATTCGTTCTTCGCCTACAACTCCCTGCTCTTTGAGAACCAGCCGGCAGAGGGCACGACCGGCCTCGATAACGACGAGCTCAAGGCCCTCGCAAAAGAGGCTGGAGTCGCACAGCTCGGATCCGTCGAAACCTGCATCGATGACGTTCGGTTCAAGAAGTGGGTAAACGCGGCGACAGCTCGCGCGTTCGAGGGGCCGCTGCCCAACGCCGATATCGAGCGGGTAGAAAAAACCCCGACCGTGATCGTCAACGGCACCGCGTACACCGGATCGATCAACGACCCGGCAGAATTTGCCAAGTTCGTGAGCACCCAGAGCGGCAACGCCTTCACCGACGAGCAGAAGTCGACCCCGTCGCCGAGCCCCAGCCCGAGCCCGGCCGCCTAG
- a CDS encoding sensor histidine kinase codes for MEPSVLVALALVFGVAVGVALVSLVHHAARRGERAAMVVRGGVPDGVEQVLDALESAGVVLDPSNNVVKASPGALAFGLVWNQSLVHPELVELVDKVRRSGEPLSEEVRLARGPFGDANVFLFVRIARIGSRFVLLLAEDRTEAYRLDEVRRDFVANISHELKTPIGAVGLLADALQAASDDPEQVRRFAKRLTKESDRLARITKEIIELSRLQAADALAKPELVEIDDVVAAAIDHNRVAADKLGISIVSGGDSGAQVYGDEPILVAALQNLITNAVQYSPERSRIGVGVTNSDGIVEISVTDQGAGIAEEDLERVFERFYRVDPARARNTGGTGLGLSIVKHVVQNHGGDVRVWSQVGRGSTFTIRLPEASSATLASMSESAAANGVPALEAPSRPALEAGASGHVDGDVKEPT; via the coding sequence CATGCCGCCCGACGAGGCGAGCGTGCGGCCATGGTCGTTCGCGGAGGCGTGCCAGATGGTGTCGAGCAAGTGCTCGATGCCCTCGAATCGGCCGGTGTCGTTCTCGACCCTTCCAACAATGTCGTCAAGGCATCGCCTGGCGCTTTGGCCTTCGGGCTCGTGTGGAATCAGTCGCTCGTCCACCCAGAACTCGTGGAGCTCGTCGATAAGGTTCGCCGCAGCGGGGAGCCGCTGTCAGAAGAAGTCCGGCTTGCGCGTGGCCCGTTCGGCGATGCCAACGTCTTCTTGTTCGTGCGCATCGCCCGCATCGGCTCCCGTTTTGTTCTGCTTCTCGCGGAGGATCGCACTGAGGCGTACCGCCTCGACGAGGTGCGCCGCGACTTCGTTGCCAACATCAGCCATGAGCTCAAGACCCCTATCGGCGCCGTAGGTCTCCTGGCGGATGCCCTGCAGGCTGCCTCTGATGACCCGGAGCAGGTGCGCCGCTTCGCCAAACGGCTCACGAAAGAGTCAGACCGGCTCGCCCGCATCACGAAAGAAATCATCGAACTGTCGAGGCTTCAGGCGGCGGATGCTCTGGCCAAGCCAGAGCTCGTGGAGATTGACGACGTGGTTGCCGCGGCGATCGACCACAACCGCGTTGCCGCCGACAAGCTCGGCATCTCCATCGTGAGCGGCGGAGACAGTGGCGCTCAGGTGTATGGCGACGAGCCCATCCTCGTTGCCGCCCTGCAGAACCTCATCACCAATGCGGTGCAGTATTCGCCCGAGCGCTCCCGCATCGGTGTGGGTGTGACCAACAGCGACGGCATCGTGGAGATCTCGGTTACGGACCAGGGTGCCGGCATCGCAGAAGAAGACCTGGAGAGGGTGTTTGAGCGTTTCTATCGGGTCGACCCCGCCCGCGCTCGTAACACGGGCGGCACTGGGCTCGGGCTCAGCATCGTCAAGCATGTCGTGCAGAACCACGGTGGCGACGTGCGGGTGTGGTCTCAGGTGGGGCGCGGTTCAACGTTCACCATCCGGCTACCAGAGGCCTCCTCTGCGACCCTCGCTTCGATGTCGGAGTCTGCTGCGGCAAACGGGGTGCCCGCGCTCGAAGCTCCCTCTCGTCCCGCCCTGGAGGCCGGTGCTTCAGGGCACGTTGACGGCGATGTAAAGGAACCCACGTGA
- the rlmB gene encoding 23S rRNA (guanosine(2251)-2'-O)-methyltransferase RlmB produces MKNSGNKPRAGAVRKTRKGPQVGSGGQGRQALEGKKPTPKAEDRPYHPAGKRKIAQNRLAEKRGGGRPASTDAPRPRQQSRPKQNDDIEVVTGRNSVLEALRAKIPATALYIATRIEYDDRVKEIMGLATKRGLPVLEVMRPELDRLGGFDSVHQGVALKVPPYNYEHPIELFDKIVARGQTPLLVALDGITDPRNLGAIIRSVAAFGGQGVIVPQRRSVGVTASAWKTSAGAAARTPVAMASNLTQTLKALKERGVFVLGLDGGGDVELPGLSWANEPLVIVVGSEGKGLSRLVTETCDAVVSIPINAATESLNAGIAASVTLYEISKLRAQGKKRK; encoded by the coding sequence ATGAAGAACAGCGGCAACAAGCCCCGGGCCGGAGCGGTCCGTAAGACGCGCAAGGGTCCCCAGGTCGGCTCAGGCGGACAGGGCCGTCAGGCCCTCGAAGGCAAGAAGCCCACCCCCAAGGCCGAGGATCGCCCGTACCACCCCGCTGGTAAGCGCAAGATTGCCCAAAACCGTCTCGCCGAAAAGCGTGGTGGCGGTCGCCCGGCATCGACGGATGCTCCGCGCCCCCGTCAGCAGTCGCGCCCCAAGCAGAACGACGATATCGAGGTCGTGACCGGCCGCAACTCGGTGCTCGAGGCACTGCGCGCCAAGATCCCGGCGACCGCCCTCTACATCGCGACGCGCATCGAGTACGACGACCGCGTCAAGGAGATCATGGGTCTAGCCACCAAGCGTGGCCTGCCGGTGCTTGAGGTGATGCGCCCCGAGCTCGACCGGCTCGGCGGCTTCGACTCGGTGCACCAGGGTGTTGCGCTGAAGGTGCCTCCGTACAACTACGAGCACCCCATCGAGCTGTTCGACAAGATCGTCGCCCGCGGTCAGACGCCGCTTCTGGTGGCGCTCGATGGCATCACCGACCCCCGCAACCTGGGTGCAATCATCCGTTCGGTCGCGGCGTTCGGCGGCCAGGGCGTCATTGTTCCGCAGCGTCGTTCCGTCGGCGTCACCGCCTCGGCGTGGAAGACCTCGGCCGGTGCCGCGGCCCGCACTCCCGTGGCAATGGCATCCAACCTGACCCAGACGCTCAAGGCGCTCAAGGAGCGCGGCGTCTTTGTGCTCGGTCTTGATGGCGGAGGCGACGTTGAGCTGCCAGGGCTCTCGTGGGCCAACGAGCCGCTCGTCATTGTCGTCGGCAGCGAAGGCAAGGGCCTTTCGCGCCTGGTTACCGAGACGTGTGACGCAGTTGTGTCGATTCCGATCAACGCCGCAACGGAGTCGCTCAATGCCGGCATCGCCGCATCCGTGACCCTGTATGAGATCTCAAAGCTGCGGGCGCAGGGCAAGAAGCGCAAGTAA
- a CDS encoding CarD family transcriptional regulator, whose protein sequence is MLFEVGETVVYPHHGAATIIEVKKRIIKGEEKLYLKLNVTQGDLTIEVPADNVDLVGVRDVIGQEGLDKVFEVLRAPFTEEPTNWSRRYKANLEKLASGDVIKVSEVVRDLWRRDQDRGLSAGEKRMLAKARQILVSELALAEKTDEEKASGMLDDVLAS, encoded by the coding sequence ATGCTATTCGAGGTCGGCGAAACCGTCGTTTACCCGCACCACGGTGCTGCAACCATCATTGAGGTCAAGAAAAGAATCATCAAGGGCGAGGAAAAACTCTACCTCAAGCTCAACGTGACTCAGGGCGATCTGACCATTGAGGTCCCCGCTGACAACGTCGACCTGGTCGGTGTTCGCGATGTCATCGGCCAAGAGGGCCTCGACAAGGTGTTCGAGGTTCTTCGTGCTCCTTTCACCGAGGAGCCCACTAACTGGTCACGCCGCTACAAGGCCAACCTTGAGAAGCTCGCCTCCGGCGATGTCATCAAGGTGTCTGAGGTCGTTCGCGACCTGTGGCGCCGCGACCAGGACCGCGGACTGTCCGCAGGTGAGAAGCGAATGCTCGCGAAGGCACGTCAGATTTTGGTGTCTGAGCTGGCGCTCGCAGAGAAGACCGACGAAGAGAAGGCCTCTGGCATGCTCGACGACGTTCTAGCCTCCTAA